The genomic interval TTCTATAAGAGAGGCACAAGCTGCTTCCAAGCCCAATATTCCTTCTCCACTCAATATAAGTACATCTTCTTTAGTATTTAATAGTTTCTTAATTTTATCACAAGTTTCTCTATAGTACTCGAAGAAATTCACATCTAAATCTGGATTAGTTATATTTTCTGCCATAGCCTTTCTCACATCTTCATGAACCTGTGTTGGTCCCGGAGTCATTATAAATGGAATTTTCATCTTTAAATCCCTCCTATTATTGTATCCATACGTTTTCGAAGTGTGTGTATTGCATTTTTATATTATCATTACAGTTTATTTTTGTCAACAAGATACAAAAAACAGGAGGAGACTGACTCCTTGTGTTGTTTTATTTATTTACCTTATATTCCTTTCCATTTACTATAATACTTTCAACTGCATCTACATCTATCAATTCTCCAAAGGTTATAGTATTTGTAAATTCCTTCTTATTTTGATCTCTAGAAAATCCATGACTCGCATCAGGAAAATCCACATGAGGATTTTTATTAGTTTTATATGATAAATCTCTAATATCTCCATTTTTATATTTTAGCTTAATATTAGGTATTGGAATTGTACTAGTAGTTTCAATCTCTTTCCCTTTAAGGTTCATGCCCAAATTGGAAAGCTTTATTTCTGTAACATAATATTTGTTATTTATAATTTGTGGATTTTCAACAACAATGTTCCTTATATTATTGTCATTATTATTTCCTATATTAAAAAACACTTTTAATTTCTTATTAAAAATAGTTTCTTTTCCACTATTTTTATCCCTTAATCCTTCTAAAATTAATTCTGCATTCTTCCCCATTAAATCTCTATTTGACTTAACTTCAAATAAATAGTATGCTTTATTTTTTAAATTGTCCGGTCCATTTATTTTTTTGCTCCCCATACTCATAAACCCCATGCCATCTAATTTCTCTGTATTTATAGTTATTATAGGGAGTACATCTCCAAATCTTTCACCATTTTTATTTTCTAAAGATATTACAAAATAATTTTGATTTCCATCGGATAATAAACTTTCCACTGTAAATATAATATCGGCATCAGATGTAGTAGCTACTACATCTTGTATATTTTTTTCTGTAATTTTAGCGTCTTCGCCAAATATCCATTTAAAAATTTCTGGTTTACTAATTGCAAATACCGTTGTACTTATTACAAATATAATAATAACTGCAGCCCAAGCACTTTTGAAAGATTTCTTTATCTTTTTCTTACCTTTCTCTTTTTCTGAATTCATATCCTTATTAATCTCTTCAAAAACCCGTTTCTTTACACTTCTTAAAGATGTATTACCCAATGAAATATTTTTAATTTCTATATCTTGATATTCTTTAGGATTTAAATCATCAAACAAATCTCTCACACTAACCTTCACCATAAAGTCCCCTTTCTATGACCATATTTTTCAACTTTTCTCTACTTCTAAACAATTTTGTTTTTACAGTAGATTCATTTATGTTTAATTCCTCCGCAATATCCTTAACTTTTTCATAAAAAAAATAATATCGTATAATAATTTCTTTATCTGGTTCTTCAAGATTTGACACACATTCATTTAATATTTGAGATAACTCATCATTCAAAACTTTCTTTTCAACCTCATTGTTTCCAATAAAAATAATTTCTTCATCTAATGACAAATTCATATTTTTTATTGCCTTCAATCGATTTTTAGCTACATTTCTTGCTATTGCAGCTATATATGGTTTTAGTTCTTTATATGTGGGATCTATTTTATGTGCATTGTTCCATAAAGATATAAATACATCTGCACATATTTCTTCTATGTCTTCAATTTCTATAAAATCTGCTGTAATATTATAAACTATAGTAAATGCATAATTATAATACTTATCAATTAGCATTTCCAAAGATTTTTGTTCTCCTTTTTTAATCCCCCTTATAAGACTCTTATCCCCCATTTACATTTCTCCTTTCCTTTGGTAGCTATCCATCTATATATACAACAAAAGTATCTACTTGGTTTCATATTCTTAAAAATTTATTTTATATAAAAAAAATAGATGCACGAGAAACTGTTCCAAGTGCAGCTATCCATTTTCTATAATTTAGTGTTTTTTCAGCAAATCTTCTTAGTATAGATTTAATCAAAGACATTACTAATTCATTTTTTAAGTAGTGCAATATTGCACTACTTAAAATTTTAATGAAAACCTATGTTTCCAATGGTTTTGCAGCATCTTTCTATTTTGTTCAGTATAAATATGCCTAAAAATATACTTATGCCCATAGAAAGTATCAATATCAACTGTTCTGTGTGTATAGGTAACAAAGTTTGAGTTCCTAAGAGTATTCCCCTTATAGAATCAAATCCATAGGTCAGAGGAATAATCAACGATACTGCCAAAATTCCTTTTGGAAGAACAGTTACAGGAAATTCTGATCCACATATCATATTTAACGTAGCATTGGTTATATCTATTATATTGTTGGCATTGTTGGTTATGAGAACCAAACCAGCTATCCCAAATCCCAAACCATACAGTCCTATAAGGAGCGGAATGAGAGTTGCTATCGAAGAAAGTATACTGCCACTTATACTGAATCCAAACAACAACCATATAAGAAATGCCACTATGAGGGTACTAACAGTAGTAGAAACTAGTGAAAAAATAGATCTTCCAACAAGTTGCACCCAAAGAGGAACCGGGGTAAGCCAATTGGATTCAATGACTCCTACATCCATTTCATTTTTTAAAGAAAATCCCATACTCCAAAGCACTGCACTTACAAAGCTTGCTACTATACTTCCCATTACTAAAAAGCCCATATAGTCAGTTGTCCCAGTATATTGAGCAAATCCAATATTTTCCCCACCTATTTGAAAAGATTTAGACAAAAAATACACTGGAACAACCCAAATAATAGGCTCTAATATACTCAATATTGCATTGACACGATAGCTAAAAAATATTTTCATATCTTTTTTAAAAATAGCACCTATTGCCATCATATAAGTTTTAAATTTATTCCTGTTCATTTTGTATCCCCCCTTAGTATTGGCCCAATGATCCAGAACTTTTTACTCTTTTTTGTGTATAGTTAAAGGCCAATAAACCTAATATCATGAGTATAGCTCCAAATATGAGAAGTATAAAAATTTCACTTTTTATATCCCCTACGCTTGCTCCTTCTGTAATAACTGCTCGCAAAGCATTTATGCTATAAGTTATAGGTATAAATTTAGATACATTTCTCATCCAATTTGGTAAAACTGCCAAAGGATAAGTTATTCCACAAAAAACCATGATCATTCCTCTTACCAAAAACACCATAGAATTTGCTTCTTTGGTCCACATAACAAGACTTGCAAATATGAAACCAATTCCATAAACTGCAGGTATAGATACCAAAAGAACCAACAAAGCTAAAAGAGGACTCCCTACAAAATGAAAATTATATACCAATTTAAACTCTAATACTATGATTGGAATATATGCTATGCCAAAAATCATATTGAAAAGTGAATATCCCAAAAGCAAACTAATTTTAGGCACTGGGCAAAGCCAGTTTGATTCTAGTGTCCCCCTTACTTGTTCAACTCTAAGGCTGGTACCAAAAGACCAAAGTATAGAATTCATCCATGACCACATGAGAGTACCTATGAGCATATATGTTTTGTAATCACTAGTTCCTGTCAAAGTAGCAAAAGAAACTAATGAACTAGTATCTGTCCCAGATAGTGCTTTTGCAGTAAATACATATCCAATGGGCAACAGTATAGACCATATGAGCATGGAAATAAACCAAGTAGGATATCTAAATGCTATCTTCAATTCTTTCTTAAAAACTGCACCCATGGCAGTAAAAATAGATGGTTTTTTTAGTGTAGCCTCCATTTTAAAGCCTCCTATTCCCTTAAAGATTTTCCTGTAAGATTTATGAATACATCTTCTAGAGTAGGTTCTTCAACTCTAAAGTTAATAATCTTTATACCTGAAGATATGGTACTGGTGATTAAATTGCTAATGGTTTCACTTCCATTGGAAACATGAACTTTAACTTCGAAATTTTGTGTATTTTCATTAAATTTTGAAGTTACATTTTCTATTGCTGGTATTGTTTTGATTTCTTCAAGTACATCTTTAGTCCAATTGTTCAATTCAAGATTTATTATATTGGTCTTGTTTAAATTGTTCTTCAAATTTTGAGGGGTATCCAATGCTATGATTTTTCCATGATCGATTATGCCAATTCTATCACTCAATTGATCTGCTTCTTCCATGTAGTGAGTAGTTAAAAAAATAGTTCTTCCTTCTTCTTTTATTTCAAGTATTATTTCTCTTAGATTTCTAGCAGATTGAGGGTCTAATCCGGAAGTTGGTTCATCTAGTATCAAAATATTGGGTTCAGCAATCAAAGCTTTCGCAAGAGCAACCCTTTGCTTCATTCCAGTGGAATATTTTTCTACTGTTTCATCTGCTCTCTTATCTAATTCTAGTCTCTTAAGTAGATAATCTGTTTTTTCTTTTGCTTTTTTCCCTGTAATCCCATGCATAGCTGCAAAGTATTCTAAATTTTCCCTACCAGTCAACTTCCAATATGTACTTCGCTCTCCTGCCAATACTGTTCCTATATTAGTTAAAGCTTTGATAGGATTTTCAACTACATTTTCACCATTTACAAGAATAGTACCTGATGTAGGTCTCAACAATGTAGAAATCATTTTTATAGTTGTAGTCTTCCCAGCACCATTGGGCCCAAGAAATCCAAATATCTCACCTTTTTTTACATCAAAATTTATATTATCCACAGCAACAAATATCTCTTTTTCTTTGTTTTTTCTCTTCCAAAAATGTTCATTCTTTTTCTTTACTTGAAATTCTTTCCTGAGATCGTTTACCTCAATAGCATAGTCCAACATATTAAGCACCCCTTTCAAAATATGAGTTTTAACCAAGAACTCAATTATATAACGAGCCACAACAAAAAATTGTCCAAATTATATTCCATATGGTCAATTCTGTAATGCCATGAAATATTATCTATGCTTAAATAATACCCAACAAAATCTAAAAAGTCAATATGAAAATTAAATTATTTAATTTAATAATTAATATAATTAATTTTTAGATTAAATAATTTAAAATGTAAGGGGCCAATTTCTCTAATCTTGATGCAAAAAAAGGTGGCAAACGAAACGTTGCCACCCTTGCAACCTGTCTATTCAACTACAGATATGAATTTTTTTGTTGTAAATATATAAAATATGCCATATACAATTGCAAATACAACTATGCTTATAATTGTTGGTACAATTAAACTATAATTCATCAGA from Sporanaerobacter acetigenes DSM 13106 carries:
- a CDS encoding DUF4179 domain-containing protein — its product is MVKVSVRDLFDDLNPKEYQDIEIKNISLGNTSLRSVKKRVFEEINKDMNSEKEKGKKKIKKSFKSAWAAVIIIFVISTTVFAISKPEIFKWIFGEDAKITEKNIQDVVATTSDADIIFTVESLLSDGNQNYFVISLENKNGERFGDVLPIITINTEKLDGMGFMSMGSKKINGPDNLKNKAYYLFEVKSNRDLMGKNAELILEGLRDKNSGKETIFNKKLKVFFNIGNNNDNNIRNIVVENPQIINNKYYVTEIKLSNLGMNLKGKEIETTSTIPIPNIKLKYKNGDIRDLSYKTNKNPHVDFPDASHGFSRDQNKKEFTNTITFGELIDVDAVESIIVNGKEYKVNK
- a CDS encoding RNA polymerase sigma factor: MGDKSLIRGIKKGEQKSLEMLIDKYYNYAFTIVYNITADFIEIEDIEEICADVFISLWNNAHKIDPTYKELKPYIAAIARNVAKNRLKAIKNMNLSLDEEIIFIGNNEVEKKVLNDELSQILNECVSNLEEPDKEIIIRYYFFYEKVKDIAEELNINESTVKTKLFRSREKLKNMVIERGLYGEG
- a CDS encoding ABC transporter permease, with the translated sequence MNRNKFKTYMMAIGAIFKKDMKIFFSYRVNAILSILEPIIWVVPVYFLSKSFQIGGENIGFAQYTGTTDYMGFLVMGSIVASFVSAVLWSMGFSLKNEMDVGVIESNWLTPVPLWVQLVGRSIFSLVSTTVSTLIVAFLIWLLFGFSISGSILSSIATLIPLLIGLYGLGFGIAGLVLITNNANNIIDITNATLNMICGSEFPVTVLPKGILAVSLIIPLTYGFDSIRGILLGTQTLLPIHTEQLILILSMGISIFLGIFILNKIERCCKTIGNIGFH
- a CDS encoding ABC transporter ATP-binding protein, with the protein product MLDYAIEVNDLRKEFQVKKKNEHFWKRKNKEKEIFVAVDNINFDVKKGEIFGFLGPNGAGKTTTIKMISTLLRPTSGTILVNGENVVENPIKALTNIGTVLAGERSTYWKLTGRENLEYFAAMHGITGKKAKEKTDYLLKRLELDKRADETVEKYSTGMKQRVALAKALIAEPNILILDEPTSGLDPQSARNLREIILEIKEEGRTIFLTTHYMEEADQLSDRIGIIDHGKIIALDTPQNLKNNLNKTNIINLELNNWTKDVLEEIKTIPAIENVTSKFNENTQNFEVKVHVSNGSETISNLITSTISSGIKIINFRVEEPTLEDVFINLTGKSLRE
- a CDS encoding ABC transporter permease; protein product: MEATLKKPSIFTAMGAVFKKELKIAFRYPTWFISMLIWSILLPIGYVFTAKALSGTDTSSLVSFATLTGTSDYKTYMLIGTLMWSWMNSILWSFGTSLRVEQVRGTLESNWLCPVPKISLLLGYSLFNMIFGIAYIPIIVLEFKLVYNFHFVGSPLLALLVLLVSIPAVYGIGFIFASLVMWTKEANSMVFLVRGMIMVFCGITYPLAVLPNWMRNVSKFIPITYSINALRAVITEGASVGDIKSEIFILLIFGAILMILGLLAFNYTQKRVKSSGSLGQY